The sequence below is a genomic window from Methanocalculus natronophilus.
CGACAAAGCCAAGCACAATCATCTCTCCAACCAACAGATCATCAAATTCGTATCCCATCTTCTCCACATCGTCGCTTGTCATAGCCATCTCCAGTGGATCGTCCCTGCTCTCAAAGGTGAACGGCACTGTGATCCGATCCCGTTCACGATGACCGATAGGAGCTTCGACTATTTCCCTGAATTCAGAGGAGAGAAGTGCAAACGGAGCCAGCGTGTTATGCCGATCCGGTATAGGGAGCATTGAATCATCCGGTACATACCCTGTATTGTTCTCAATTGGACCGGAGAGATACACAAACCCTTCTGCCTGCGAGGCTACTGCTTCTGAGCTTGTCAGGACAGGAACACCCTCCTTTGCATAGACCGTATAATCAAGAACAACAAGATCACCCGGCTCAATGGAGCGGAGGCCGCCAATCCATGCGGTGCCGACAAGCGAGAGTGCCATCATGAACGCAAGGAGGACTGCAAAGCCGACAGCCCCAATCTTCACCCAGTTGACCTCTTCTTTCTTTTTTGAACGTCTCTGCTGTGCCATTATGGTATATGATTTGTCCCTCACATGGTAAAGCGTTTGTCGATCACGTACGATACCCGCTGATCTTTTGCTGATCTCTTTGGAAGATGCGCTGGCGGCTGAGAATCCATTAATTTTTATTTAAGAATATTCGAAAACTGTTAAGTCTGAATCAGAAAGGTACTATACTGGAATCTGACATAGCGTCCATCACATGATGAGTACATAACTATATTATCTATCAGTGAGTGTAGTTATTCATTTGAAAGCTTTATTCACCCGCATGGTGTCAATAGCACAGAGGTGTTTCAATGGAGAATGAATATGAACCAGAGGTTCAGATAGAAGTACGCGATATCTACAAGGTTTTTGGCAGTAAGCCTGAAAAAGGGCTTGAATTGTTGAAAAAAGGAGAGAAAAAAGATAAAATTCTTGAGAAGACCGGGCAGACAGTCGGTCTTGACAATGTCTCTTTCCAGGTGCATAAAGGCGAGATTTTCGTCCTGATGGGCCTCTCGGGATGTGGAAAATCGACACTCTTACGATGCTTAAACAGGCTCATTGAGCCGACTGCAGGAGAGATCATCATCAAGGGAAAGGATATCGTTGCAATGAATGAAGACGAGATCCGCGAGTTCAGGAGGCAACAGGTCGGCATGATCTTCCAGAACTTCGCACTTCTCCCTCACAAAACCGTCATCGACAATGTGGCATTCGGCCTTGAGATCCAGGGAATGGCTCTCGAGGAGCGCCATAAGAAGGCCCAGGATGCGTTGCAGCTTGTTGGCCTGACCGGGTATGAGACCAGTATGCCCGATCAGCTCTCAGGAGGGATGAAGCAGCGTGTCGGACTTGCCCGGGCGCTTGCAAGTGATGCTGAGATCCTGCTGATGGATGAAGCATTCAGCGCACTTGACCCCCTGATCAGGCGGGATATGCAGGACGAACTGATTGATCTGCAGGAGAGGCTCTCCAAAACCGTCATCTTTGTGACGCACGATCTCGACGAGGCATTAAAACTTGGAAACCGGATCGCATTGATGAGGGATGGGAAAATCATCCAGGTGGGGACAGCAGAAGAGATCCTGACAAATCCAAGCAACGAGTACGTTGAGCGGTTTGTTGCCGATGTCGATATGACGCGGGTACTGACTGCACAGGATGTCATGAAGAAAGCCGACCCCGTCATCTCATGCAAGAGCGGGCCACGGCTTGCTGCCCGGCTGATGAAAGAGTATGGCATATCAAACCTCTTTGTCGTGACCCAGCACCGCATTATCAAGGGAATCGTCACAATTGACGATGTTGTCAGGGCGGTACAGGAAGACCACAAGACGCTTGAGGATATCGTTATCAACGACATTCAGATGATCCAGACAGATACCCCGCTTGCTGATATTATTCCGCTTATTGCAGAGAGCAGGTATCCGATCCCGGTTGTTGATGAAGACACCAGGTTAAAAGGAATCATCGTGAGAGGATCGGTCCTCTCAGCACTTGCACGCAAGGAGAGTGAACCAATTGTTGCCTAAAATTCCAATCGGCCAGGTTGTGTCCGATGTTGTGGACTGGATAGACGCAAACCTCGGGTGGCTTCTTGATGCCATCACGACAGTGCTCAGGTTCCTGCTCAACGGCTTCCAGGATCTCCTGATGGTCCTGCCGCCGCTTGCCATGATCCTGGTGCTCGGCGTGATCATCTTCTTTATCACAAGAAAGGATCTCCGCCTTTCTCTCCTGAGTATTGCCGGGCTTCTCTTAATCTGGAATCTCCAGCTCTGGAGCCATGCCATGCTGACGCTGGCACTTGTGCTGTCATCAACAATTATAGCACTCATCATCGGCATACCCCTTGGTATCCTGGCAGCAAACAGTGATACATTCAATGCCGGAATCCGGGTGCTTCTTGACTTTATGCAGACGATGCCTGCTTTTGTCTACCTTGTTCCGGCTGTCATCTTCTTCAGTCTCGGGAATGTACCGGGCATGATCGCAACAGTCGTCTTTGCAATGCCCCCGGCAATCCGGCTGACCAACCTGGGTATCAGGCAGATACCGGTTGAGCTGATCGAGGTTTCAGATGCGTTCGGTGCTACACCACGGCAGAAACTGATAAAGGTTCAGCTCCCGGTTGCCCTTCCAACCATTATGGCAGGAGTCAACCAGTGTATCATGCTCGCCCTCTCAATGGTTGTTATTGCATCCATGATCGGCGCAGGAGGGCTTGGCTACCAGGTGCTTGTCGGCATCCAGCGGGTCAATATCGCGATGGGCTTTGAGGCAGGCCTTGCCATTGTGATCATTGCAATCATTCTTGACCGTATCACCCAGAACCTGATAAAGACAGAGAAGGGACGGGAGGAGTGAGAAGGCAACCAGCCAGCAAATATAAAACAGACCCACAACTTTTTTTACAGATAAGTCACTAAGTTCAAACTGTCTTTTATCAGACATAAGACATATTCACGAAACTGAGTGAATTGGATGGTGTAAATGATGATTTCCAGAAACAAAATCATGATGATTATGGCCGGGCTTCTGCTCGCCTCCGCACTTCTGGTTGCCGGATGTGTGGATGAGCCGACAGAGCCTGCAAAAGAGATATCTATTGGCTATGTCACCTGGGACTGTGCAATTGCAAGTACCCACGTGATGAAAGAGGTCTTTGAAGAGGCAGGGTACCGGGTAACCCTGGTCGCAGTCGATGCAGGACCGCTGTATGCAGGCCTTGCCCGCGGTGATATCGACTTCACAACAACCGCATGGCTCCCCCACACCCACAGCATGTACTGGGAGGAGTATGGAGACCGGCTTGACTACGTGCAGGACAACATTCCAGGAGATGCACGGATCGGCCTTGTTGTGCCGCAGTACGTCACCATCGACTCAATTGAGGAGATGAACGAGGCTGCAGACAACTTTGAGGGCAATATCATCGGTATCGAGCCTGGAGCAGGCATCATGTCGGCAACCGAGGATGCAATTGTTGAGTATGACCTTGACTATGAGCTGGTTGCAAGCAGCAGTGCAGGCATGGCAGCAGAACTCAGGTCTGCATATGGACGGGAAGAATGGATTGTCGTCACCGGCTGGGCTCCGCACTGGAAGTTCGGCAGGTTCGACCTGAAGTTCCTTGATGACCCAAAGGGCGTCTATGGTGAGGCAGAGGATGTTGTCACGATTGCACGCCAGAACCTTGCAACAGATGACCCCGAGGCATATGCGATCCTTGAGCGCTTCGAGTGGACAGCTGTTGATATTGCAGAAGTGATGACCAGTATCGAGGATGGCGTACCTGATGATGAGGCAGCACGCGCCTGGATCTCAGCCAACCCCGACACGGTCGCATACTGGATCTCAGGGTAGCTAACCTGTACTACATGAGAGGAGAAGGTGGGGGAATCTCTTCCCCTGACTCTTCCCTTATTTAAAAAAAACATTCTGCATTTCTTCTTTTGGCATCAGGCAGATGCCAGGCTTTTTTGATCTCTGCAACCGGGTCCGGGGGATCTGCTATAGCACCATGCAGGCAGGCGATACCTATATTATTCATCCTCGCCACCTACAAATTATGATACTGAAACAATCTGCCTGGTGGGTACTGGTGGGTTTGCTGCTCATCGGTCTTGTGCTGGCATCACCGGCATCTGCACGGGATATTAAATCCGGAGATACAATCTTTGTCCATGAACGGGGGCTGGATCTCACCAATCTGGAGGTTGCTGGAAGCCATCCTGTCACTGCCCTGCATCATTACCGGGACGACGATACCAGCAAAGCATTGCTCAATGAAATACCGGTTTCAGATCCGGCAAATGTCGATATTCTGGATTCTCTCGTCTTGGACTACCATGGACGGTACTATGCATATAACCGGACAGAAGGAGTTGATGCAACACGATCTGTCAGGATTCTTGAGCCCAAGCTGACAATTGATGTCGTCCTTGCTGATCCCTACCATCATGAGTCGGTCACGAAGCTTGAGCGTCTCCCTGACACAACACATCTTGCTGTGAAGATTATCAGTCCGAATGTGGGATCGTTCTACCGTGATAACAATAACTATGCAGAGGTTGATGTGATCCTGATTGGACCGGCAGGTGCTGAGACGACACGGATAGGAACTGCTGATCTCAGTGGCATTGAGCTCACGCGCTCAGAAGTATTCACCGATACCGATGCAGACAGAGGTACATTCACCCTGAAGGATATGGGACCCGGCGTTCATGAGATACAGGCACGCTGGAAGAAACCACAGGGTTTTGCCAGTTATGCAGAAGATTC
It includes:
- a CDS encoding quaternary amine ABC transporter ATP-binding protein yields the protein MENEYEPEVQIEVRDIYKVFGSKPEKGLELLKKGEKKDKILEKTGQTVGLDNVSFQVHKGEIFVLMGLSGCGKSTLLRCLNRLIEPTAGEIIIKGKDIVAMNEDEIREFRRQQVGMIFQNFALLPHKTVIDNVAFGLEIQGMALEERHKKAQDALQLVGLTGYETSMPDQLSGGMKQRVGLARALASDAEILLMDEAFSALDPLIRRDMQDELIDLQERLSKTVIFVTHDLDEALKLGNRIALMRDGKIIQVGTAEEILTNPSNEYVERFVADVDMTRVLTAQDVMKKADPVISCKSGPRLAARLMKEYGISNLFVVTQHRIIKGIVTIDDVVRAVQEDHKTLEDIVINDIQMIQTDTPLADIIPLIAESRYPIPVVDEDTRLKGIIVRGSVLSALARKESEPIVA
- a CDS encoding ABC transporter permease, whose translation is MPKIPIGQVVSDVVDWIDANLGWLLDAITTVLRFLLNGFQDLLMVLPPLAMILVLGVIIFFITRKDLRLSLLSIAGLLLIWNLQLWSHAMLTLALVLSSTIIALIIGIPLGILAANSDTFNAGIRVLLDFMQTMPAFVYLVPAVIFFSLGNVPGMIATVVFAMPPAIRLTNLGIRQIPVELIEVSDAFGATPRQKLIKVQLPVALPTIMAGVNQCIMLALSMVVIASMIGAGGLGYQVLVGIQRVNIAMGFEAGLAIVIIAIILDRITQNLIKTEKGREE
- a CDS encoding glycine betaine ABC transporter substrate-binding protein, producing the protein MMIMAGLLLASALLVAGCVDEPTEPAKEISIGYVTWDCAIASTHVMKEVFEEAGYRVTLVAVDAGPLYAGLARGDIDFTTTAWLPHTHSMYWEEYGDRLDYVQDNIPGDARIGLVVPQYVTIDSIEEMNEAADNFEGNIIGIEPGAGIMSATEDAIVEYDLDYELVASSSAGMAAELRSAYGREEWIVVTGWAPHWKFGRFDLKFLDDPKGVYGEAEDVVTIARQNLATDDPEAYAILERFEWTAVDIAEVMTSIEDGVPDDEAARAWISANPDTVAYWISG
- a CDS encoding DUF3821 domain-containing protein, which translates into the protein MILKQSAWWVLVGLLLIGLVLASPASARDIKSGDTIFVHERGLDLTNLEVAGSHPVTALHHYRDDDTSKALLNEIPVSDPANVDILDSLVLDYHGRYYAYNRTEGVDATRSVRILEPKLTIDVVLADPYHHESVTKLERLPDTTHLAVKIISPNVGSFYRDNNNYAEVDVILIGPAGAETTRIGTADLSGIELTRSEVFTDTDADRGTFTLKDMGPGVHEIQARWKKPQGFASYAEDSNIISFERLVVTTPTPTPTPTPTPTPTPPPTPTPVITPTPTPTPIPTPTPTPEPTPASASLLLPLAAVAGAGLLVYLRKSG